In Acyrthosiphon pisum isolate AL4f unplaced genomic scaffold, pea_aphid_22Mar2018_4r6ur Scaffold_18816;HRSCAF=19498, whole genome shotgun sequence, the genomic stretch CACCACCCTCCTTATCGTCGAAATGAATGACGTCAGAAGCACGGTCCTCCAAAGGCACGGCTGACAATATAGATGGCAAATTACTTGACCATTTTTTGAGATCCAGACCGGCGCGGCCCAGGACTAATTGCAGATCTGATTGCAACTTGAGAAGTCCACCGGTAGTATCAGCTCCAACACATACGTCATCGACATATGTCTGATGTAACAACGCATCTCTAACCGTCGGAAAGTCATCTCCCTCTTGGTCTGCCATGTCTTGGAGTACTCTCAGGGCCAGGTAGGGGGCACAATTCACGCCATAGGTGACCGTGTTAAGCTGATATTCCTTCAGTTCATCCGTTGGTGACGCCCGCCAAACTATGTGTTGAAATGACCGATATTGCTGATGTACTAAAATCTGGCGGTACATTTTGCACACATCAGCAGTGAATGTGTGCTTGTGCACGCGGAACCGTAGAAGGATGTCGATGATATCTTGTTGCAATTTAGGGCCGGTATGCAGACATTGGTTTAACGAAAGCTTGTTCGATGCCGTTGCAGATGCATCGAAGACAACTCGTATCTTGCTCGAAGTTGGCGATCCCTTAAACACCGGATGATGTGGAATAAAGTATGAACCTGGGCAAGGAGCAATGGACATATGTCCCAACGATTCGTACTCATGCATAAACTGTCTGTATGCTTGGCCTAAGGTGTCATTGTCTTGGAGCTTCTTTTCCAGATTCTGAAAGCGTCGCACAGCTATTTGTCTGGAACCGGGAAACGTCTCGGACCGgtgttcatttaaaaatggTAGTGGAACTACAAATCGTCCCGTAGAATCACGTGTCCGTTCCGAAATGTAAATACTTTCACATTGACCGTCCTTGGTGAATGTGTCTGGAACTTCG encodes the following:
- the LOC103311782 gene encoding uncharacterized protein LOC103311782, translating into MPICPLAPQVKQHFSHLALADPGFDRSDPIDLLLGADVYSQVMNGKRIVINDSLPAAFGSLFGWIIIGPVQGSVSQSFQSNVVSLTISLETVSYPTVIQRFIQRFWQVEEPDEVPDTFTKDGQCESIYISERTRDSTGRFVVPLPFLNEHRSETFPGSRQIAVRRFQNLEKKLQDNDTLGQAYRQFMHEYESLGHMSIAPCPGSYFIPHHPVFKGSPTSSKIRVVFDASATASNKLSLNQCLHTGPKLQQDIIDILLRFRVHKHTFTADVCKMYRQILVHQQYRSFQHIVWRASPTDELKEYQLNTVTYGVNCAPYLALRVLQDMADQEGDDFPTVRDALLHQTYVDDVCVGADTTGGLLKLQSDLQLVLGRAGLDLKKWS